Below is a genomic region from Fusarium oxysporum Fo47 chromosome XI, complete sequence.
TCGTTTCGCAGGATTTGGACAAGTCGGAGGTCCGGAGTCTGATCGCAGGCGCACCGAGTGGTAAGGCCGCAGGGCCAGACCTCTTAGCCTACGAGGGTATGAAGATGGCCCAGGAGGAGCTTCTGCCCTACCTTCACCACCTGTTTGCCGCCTGTCTCAAGCTCGGTCATCATCCCGCTGCCTTCAAACAGGCGTGCACGGTCATGCTGCGAAAGCCAGGCAAGGATGACTACGAGCAGCCGAAGAGCTGGCGACCGGTCGCTCTGCTTCCTTACATGGgaaagcttctcgagaagatcGTCACCCATCGGCTCAAACAGTTTGCTGTCGATCACAACCTCCTCCCCGACGTACAGTTTGGCACTCCCGGCAAGTGCACCACAAAGGCGCTCCAGTATCTCCTCAACAATGTCTACTACGCCTGGACTTGCAAGATCCGGAGACTGGCTACTGTGATGGGACTGGACATCACGGGTGCGTACGACAGAGTCGAGCGGGtcaagctcatgaagatTCTTCAAGAGGCTGGCCTCCCGGAATGGATGCTCAATTTCATCTGGTCGTTTCTTACTGATCGCAGCACCGACATGAAGCTCCCGGGCTTCACCTCATCCAGCTTCTGGGTCAACATGGGGATTCCTCAGGGCAGTCCCTTGTCTCCCCTactcttccttttcttctccatGCCCATTGTTGGCGCCGCTTCCGAGTACACCAACTCCAAGGTCAGGATCTATCCCTTCGCCTACGTCGACGATACCTACCTACTCGCCGTATCCGACGATTACGAAGACAACTGCAAGGCGCTCAAGGAATGCCACGACAGGATCATGGTATGGGCCGACTCGGTCGGCGTTTCTTTCTCGCCTCACAAATACCACGTCATGCACTTCCGTCCACCTCGCCACAGGGCTGATGCCTTCAAGCACATGCCCAAAATCCCCGGGCTCGAGGGCAAGAAGCCCGAAGGCTCAATGAGAATCTTAGGTGTTGAGGTCGACCATAGGCTCAATTGGAGAGAACACGTTGCAGAGGTAAGATCAACACATTGCAAGATGTCTCTGATGCCTACTAACTCGTCTCCATAGGTTGGCGCCAAGGTCAATGATAAGATGAACGACATCGCGCGAATCTGCAATACAACCGCGGGCCCCGACATGCTAGCCTTGAGGCAGCTCTACATCACCACCGTTCGACCGATTATATCACACGGCTGCGGCGCTTGGTTCATATACGGGAATAAGAAGGTCAAGTGGCAGATATCGAAGGATGTCGCAAACTATCTCGTCACCATTCAGAACCAGTGCCTCAAGATAGTCACTGGCGCACTCGCTGGTACTGCCGGGCGAACACTTCCCAAGGAGGCATATGTTGAAGACATCCTCGTCTTTCTGGAAAGGGTCGCAACCGTGCAGCGAGCGCACGCTCTAGACACTCCAGACCACGAAAGGCTTCGCAGAATCCGACGGCATGGCAAGAAGCCGGCCGAGTTCGACCATCATCCATACCACGCGCTGGACCACACAGCCATATCCCTTTTGGAGAGAGCTAACGAGTCGTGTAGGGGCAGGAAAGTTTGTAACATCTCACCCAGCATGGTGAGAAAGGCAATGACGAAGATTGCCAAGCAGGACTCCGAACAGATGTCATGCAAGATTTGGAACCGATACTGTGAAGAACGCGATCCAAGGCATTGGCACCGCAGCGCAGCCGTCATGGACAAGGCTGGATGGGGACCTCACAACCTCAGGCGCTACCGCGGCCTATCTCGAGCACAAAGCACCATTCTGATCCAGTGCCGAACGGAATTCATCGCTCTCAACAGTCACTTGCACTGGATGCGCGTAAGCCTGGCAGCTTTTCCCCAACCAGTCAACACTGCTAACCATGGTTCAGCGCTCCGACACTTCGCTTTGTGACTGCGAAGCCGCCGACGAGACCGTGTTCCATATGTTCATCCAGTGCGAGCTCCTAGCGACAGCCCGAAGAGAGCTCTACACTGTACTCGGCCACCAAGACTTCTACAGGATGCTGTCCGAGAAGCCCGAGATCGCGGCCGATTGGGCGATAACCCATTTCGACATCCCCCAGTTCGAATACGCCAAACAGGACTCCCGATTCAATTCGGTTGAGTCATCTACCTCTGCCTCCCCGCCACTTAACGTACTTGACGAACTCAAGGCGTGGCTTTACAGGAGAACGACATGATTACATGACCCAAGTGTTATCCAACTGTGTTTATCCTCAACTTGTGTTTCGTAAGTCGTCTGCCATTGCCTGTCCATCGTTGTCGCACTCGTGCTAACTGCGCCTAGTCCCACTGCGTTGTCTTGCGACCTGATCCAAT
It encodes:
- a CDS encoding uncharacterized protein (expressed protein), which encodes MVRKAMTKIAKQDSEQMSCKIWNRYCEERDPRHWHRSAAVMDKAGWGPHNLRRYRGLSRAQSTILIQCRTEFIALNSHLHWMRRSDTSLCDCEAADETVFHMFIQCELLATARRELYTVLGHQDFYRMLSEKPEIAADWAITHFDIPQFEYAKQDSRFNSVESSTSASPPLNVLDELKAWLYRRTT
- a CDS encoding uncharacterized protein (expressed protein) yields the protein MSGPAVVLQIRAMSFILSLTLAPTSATCSLQLSLWSTSTPKILIEPSGFLPSSPGILGMCLKASALWRGGRKCMTWYL